TACTGCTGGCAGGCCGTAAGTGTCGATACAGACAAATATACGGCAGCCTCGGAACTTGACCTGGACAACGGGTACTTTATCCGCGCCCTTCCCGGAGAAAAGGTCATTTATCCGGTACAGGCCTGTCTCTATATCCGCAAAGAAAAATTCGCCCAGCATCTGCACAACATCATCATAGCCGAAGAAGGCTCCGAGCTGCATATCATCACCGGTTGCGCCACCTCTCCTCATCTGGTCTCCGGTCTGCATATCGGCGTATCTGAATTTTACATCAAAAAAGGGGCCAAGCTCACCTTCACCATGATCCATAACTGGGGCGAAGACGTCTATGTACGCCCCCGCTCCGGCGTTATCATCGAAGAAGACGGCGTCTTTATTTCTAATTACGTTTCGCTCAGGCCGGTCAGGTCCCTGCAGACCTATCCCTCGGCCACTCTGGCCGGCCGGGGGGCCGTAGCCCGTTTTAATTCCATACTGGTAGCGCCGCCGGGCAGCGAACTTGATATCGGGGCCAAGGTCACGTTAAAGGCGCCCGAAGCAAGGGCCGAGATTATCTCGCGGGCTATATCCACTGGCGGAAAAATTATTGCGCGTGGCCTTCTGGTGGGTGAAGTACCCGGCATAAAGGCGCATTTGGAATGCAAGGGACTGATACTCTCTGAAAAAGGGATTATCCGGGCCATACCTGAACTGGAGGGTCAGGCCTCCGGCGTCGATATGTCGCACGAAGCGGCAGTAGGAAAGATCGCTCAGGAAGAGATTGAGTATCTCATGGCCAGAGGGCTAAGCGAAGAAGAGGCTACTTCCACCATTGTCCGGGGATTCCTGAACGTGCAGATAGAC
The Desulfovibrionales bacterium DNA segment above includes these coding regions:
- a CDS encoding SufD family Fe-S cluster assembly protein → MQKIEEKAKKALKKKAAYGEDIELEKFVRQAEPVSYADLDPEEQKRLHQTGLDLSNQGHSGAFFQSDCSVVHCQSTYKGLEVLPIKEAIQDPEKIKDYCWQAVSVDTDKYTAASELDLDNGYFIRALPGEKVIYPVQACLYIRKEKFAQHLHNIIIAEEGSELHIITGCATSPHLVSGLHIGVSEFYIKKGAKLTFTMIHNWGEDVYVRPRSGVIIEEDGVFISNYVSLRPVRSLQTYPSATLAGRGAVARFNSILVAPPGSELDIGAKVTLKAPEARAEIISRAISTGGKIIARGLLVGEVPGIKAHLECKGLILSEKGIIRAIPELEGQASGVDMSHEAAVGKIAQEEIEYLMARGLSEEEATSTIVRGFLNVQIDGLPAELQAEIEAAVKESEKALI